In Mustela lutreola isolate mMusLut2 chromosome 1, mMusLut2.pri, whole genome shotgun sequence, one genomic interval encodes:
- the LMO1 gene encoding rhombotin-1 isoform X2, which yields MVLDQEDGVPMLSVQPKGKQKGCAGCNRKIKDRYLLKALDKYWHEDCLKCACCDCRLGEVGSTLYTKANLILCRRDYLRLFGTTGNCAACSKLIPAFEMVMRARDNVYHLDCFACQLCNQRFCVGDKFFLKNNMILCQMDYEEGQLNGTFESQVQ from the exons GCGTGCCCATGCTCTCCGTCCAGCCCAAAGGCAAGCAGAAGGGCTGTGCGGGCTGCAACCGCAAGATCAAGGACCGCTACCTGCTGAAGGCACTGGACAAGTACTGGCATGAGGACTGCCTCAAGTGTGCCTGCTGTGACTGCCGCCTGGGCGAGGTGGGCTCCACCCTCTACACCAAGGCCAACCTCATTCTGTGCCGGCGCGACTACCTGAG GCTTTTTGGCACCACGGGCAACTGCGCTGCCTGCAGCAAGCTGATCCCAGCCTTCGAGATGGTGATGCGGGCCCGGGACAATGTGTATCACCTCGACTGTTTCGCTTGCCAGCTCTGCAACCAGAG ATTTTGTGTGGGAGACAAATTCTTCCTGAAGAACAACATGATCTTGTGTCAGATGGACTATGAGGAGGGACAGCTCAATGGCACCTTTGAATCCCAGGTTCAGTAA
- the LMO1 gene encoding rhombotin-1 isoform X1, which translates to MMVLDKEDGVPMLSVQPKGKQKGCAGCNRKIKDRYLLKALDKYWHEDCLKCACCDCRLGEVGSTLYTKANLILCRRDYLRLFGTTGNCAACSKLIPAFEMVMRARDNVYHLDCFACQLCNQRFCVGDKFFLKNNMILCQMDYEEGQLNGTFESQVQ; encoded by the exons GCGTGCCCATGCTCTCCGTCCAGCCCAAAGGCAAGCAGAAGGGCTGTGCGGGCTGCAACCGCAAGATCAAGGACCGCTACCTGCTGAAGGCACTGGACAAGTACTGGCATGAGGACTGCCTCAAGTGTGCCTGCTGTGACTGCCGCCTGGGCGAGGTGGGCTCCACCCTCTACACCAAGGCCAACCTCATTCTGTGCCGGCGCGACTACCTGAG GCTTTTTGGCACCACGGGCAACTGCGCTGCCTGCAGCAAGCTGATCCCAGCCTTCGAGATGGTGATGCGGGCCCGGGACAATGTGTATCACCTCGACTGTTTCGCTTGCCAGCTCTGCAACCAGAG ATTTTGTGTGGGAGACAAATTCTTCCTGAAGAACAACATGATCTTGTGTCAGATGGACTATGAGGAGGGACAGCTCAATGGCACCTTTGAATCCCAGGTTCAGTAA